AGGCAGTGTTACCATTCTTTGATAGGAATGCATTTTGCATCTGTTGTAAAGCTATGCGACGGCTATTCTCTTATATGATCCATTCTGTGTTCCCTCCACACCTGAAAATTTTGAAGTTATACAATGACAGTCCCCGTTATGATTCATTCTGAAAATATTCAAATTGGTACTGACTAAGATAGGATTACATCACATTTAAGTTTTTCAAAGGATTATACTACATAACAGGTGCCGGAAAGCATATAGCATCAAAAGATGAAGACACCATTTGCTCACTTGTACTTATTAAAGTTACACTGCCATGCTCTGGTCTGGTCTGTGGTCTCTGCTTGTTTTCAAGCAGCCAAGCAACCGATGCCGTAGCGGGTGTTGGGGAACACCAGGAAGAGGCCGCTGCACACGGCCCCCGCCATGAGCGGAAAGCTCTCCATCACCTCGTCCATCTCCTTTCGGTGTCCCGGGAGGAGGCACCCGGAGACCCTGTAGTCGGCGAGCGCGACGGCCGCGAAGACAAGCACCGACATGACCGCGTGCACGACGTCGACGAAGGCGAGCCGTACCTGTCCTCCCTGGGCACCTCGACGCCGAGCCCGGTCCTGATTCCTGAACAGCGACAGGCCCCTCGCCCCTCGGCGTGACGAAGCCGTAGTACACCTTCCCGTCCGGAAGCTGTAGGCGAAGTGGAAGAGGAAGCAGGAGGCGGCGCAGAGCGGGAGGAGGGGCCCGGATCGTCGCGACGCTCACGGCGGAGCAGGAGCCGTCCACGGACGCCGCCTGGAGGGCCACCTCGAAGGCCAGGAGCGTGCCCGCGGGGAGGAAATTGGCCAGCATCGACGCCTTGGCCAGCGTGCTCTGGACGCCCCGCGCCCGGCGGCGACGCGGCAGGCGTGCGAGGGGAGCGGCGACGGGTACGGCGCCAGCCGTGGCGTTGTTGCTGTCCATGGTTGATGGGTGTGTTCTTGGCCGGAGAGCAAGTTTGCCGCTGGGCTATCCGGCTGAGTGCAGCGCGCGTAGAAAGCAGGTGCGGTTTTTGATAGACTTGATATATATTCAGTTTGGGTATTTTATCAACAATTTCCACAGAGAATGAAAGATATTGAATCACCTTAAGCTTTGATTAGGGCAAAACCCTGATGCAACCTCAAGCTTTCAATGACTATGATCAAAGTGATGCAAAATACATTTTTTGAATCAAGTATAACAAAATTGTAATTAACTGTGAAGACTTGCTAGCAGGAACTTTCATATAACGTTTTATTCTATTATTGAAGCTGAGCATGTTGTACCTTTGGAGATGCTATTGCTGCCTTTGCTGGCAACCTAGGATCGGTACATCAGTTCAGCCATAGCTTAAATGGTGGTGTCAAAAAAAGCCAAAAAAAAGGTTGTCTTTATCCCATGTGTTAAAGTGGATAATTACAAAGTAACAAGCTTGGTGTCACTTGCCGTAGTAGGAAATAGACAACATGGTAAATGCTTCAGATTTTCTATCTTACAACCAAAGGCAAAGGAGAAGCTAGAATTTTCCTTTCCCACCATATGTACCGGATATGCAATACTTTACTAACTTTTAGTTTAGAATATTATTGAATGTGAAATAACACTGTCTATTTTCCTGTAAAATTTACAGCAACTAACTTCAAGTGTGGATCCAGTATAGTTAAGGCATGCAAACTGGCAGATGATCAGAAATTAAGATTTACAGAGTTCACTAAAATTACAAATTCTGTTACTGTCAAATTTGTAGCATAAATCAGAGTGTATTGCTATCTGTAGAAGCAACCATAGAGGCATCCCATATAACTGAAAAGTCTGAGTAAGAGCCATTATAACGCCTGAAACTACATCATTTTCTCCTATAATTTTGGTGCTTCCACTGTTCCACACATACAGAATCTAATTTAACATTTAGAAGATCTATTGAGTTTCTAGCTAATTAAGTGACTTCTCAACATGAAGTGTGAAATCAGGCATATGAATATAATGGTGCACATACAACATCAGTTGACCCACTCCTCAAAAGCTAGTTTGAGAATTGAAGAGCAAGGAATTACCTGTACTGTGGAGTGGAGAATAGCTGCTTTTCTGAGAAATCTACCATGAACAAATGAATTAACAGGGCATCATCAGCGATATTCCTGGTGATGATCTTGAGGAAGGCAATGCAGAAGGCCTTGCAGCTTTGCTTGTACACATGATGGCACCCTGTAGTAGAACATAATCATTCCATAAATACACGGCACACTGCAAGGGACATGGAAGAGAATCAGTAACATCAACTCTCGTATGCAAATCATCGAGCACATGTTGTGCATCTCCTATGTCAACATCGACTCAACAAGTGCGGCCGCATGCAAGCGTTTTTGAGCTTGCTGGCTTGATTGCACGCGGGCGCCGGTAGGCAGAAGCACGAGAGGGTTGCCGTCACCGTTGCTTTTGCTATCATCTGCCGCAGATGGGTGGCGCGGATGCTTCTCGCGGACGGGGTGTCCAGCGACCAGCCGCACCTGCGTGACGCGACGCGGTCGACCTCGGGTGCAGCGCCTGCTTGGTTTGGGACGCGCTTGGTTTCCGCTCGGCTGCACGCGATGTCTCTCCGACCATAAACAGCTGCCGGGATGATAAAGAGAAGAGCAGCGAGAAAGGAAGAGCTCACATCATCGGCCAGGAAGGAAGATGCTACGGGAGAGCGAcgggcggcgaggaagaacgagCTCGTGGTGCTGGCCGCCCGCCCGCGAGCTATTGGGAAGGCGAAGCGTCGAGATCCTGCTCGAGCCTGCTGCAGAGCCGGGAGCCGGGACACGATCAGCACGCTAGATTTAAGATCCAACGAGACCCGTAGTCCGGGCCGAAGGAAATAAGCACGGCCCACAGGCGGCAGCCCATCCGACGAAGTTGAAATGAGGCCCGTAGTTTGGGCCGAAGGAAATAAGCACGGCCCACAGGCCACAGGCGAGCAGCCCAGCAGTTTGCGCTGCACAGCAACCGAACCGTCTCTCTCGAAAGAAACCTGTGAGACCAGCCGACATCGAAACAAGGCAAAATTTGCCCGTGAACACTATAAAAAGTTGGCTTTTGCTGTGTCTTTGCCGGTACACTCCATAAATCTATGATAATTTGCTATATTCGATTTTAATAGCAAGCCCCTGGAACTGACGAAACTATCCACCCTCACCGGTTCAGTCCAATCGGACGAGCGAGCTGACTCCTCGTCTCCAACGAAAAACGCAAAATTTGGATCGGCGGCTCCCTCCCggcggcaagcgcccacgacggcagcggcggcgctcgcTCACGGCATCGGCGGAGCCCTCGCTTGATGGACAGGTTggacgacggcagcggcggcactCGCTCACGGCATCCGTGGAACCCTCGCTTGACGGACAGATTAGACAGTGCAGGGCGCCTGGTGCGGCGCTGAAGACGGGATGGAGGGCGTCGATGGTGGCACCCATGCTGGAGGCGACGAGGAAGACAAGTTGTTGGACGACAGCTGCACGGCCGTGATGTGCTCCTGCCGGCCGGTTCATGGCGCAAGTCGGCGCCTCCTAGCTTGAGCCTTGAGGACCTGCGGTTACCCTCAGAATCTGATGAGAAAACGACGGAATCGAACTTCCAGTCGCCAAATCGTCATCGTGGTGGCCGGTGCTCCGCCGCTATAGTTGCGTTGGTCGggtggatgctttgccaccTTGATGTGTTGGTTGAGTGGATGCTTTGCCGTCTCGTTTGTGTTGTTCGGATGGATGCTTTGCCACCATCATCATCGCTGCTTAGAGATCTCGTGCACCTTTGATGATATTGTGCTCACTTGAATGGTTGTGTCTAGGTTTGTTCGTCTGAGTGTGTTTTATCCTCCATTAGTTCTCGCTGCTCGTGCTGGAGTTGGGGTTGCCCACCACTAGTTTGACGGTGCTTAGCTTCTGCCTATTAAATGCTGTATTAAGGATTGTATTGGTTGTACTGCTTTCATCTCAGGGCATGTTTGGTTTGGAGGAGTTTATTATAAACCCCACCAATAAACTCTTAATAAGTCTCTTTTTATCCAAACATAAGAGCTTATTAGTGAGACTTATACTCATAAGCCCTGTAAActtatactccctccgttcggAAAATCGTGTCGTCAACAGTAGAGATCGATTTTCCATTTTTTCCTGTCGCCCCTAATACAGATCGCAGTCTACTTTCCAATTTTGCCCCTGCCCTGCCCCCATCTTCCTTCTCGGCCTCGGCGCCCCACCGCCCCTCGCGCCCTCCGGTGCCGAGCTCTCTCTGCCCCTGCGTCGCTCTTCTCCGCCGAGGTCACACCTGGAGCTTTGTCCGCCACCACCGCAGCGCTGCCCCGTGTGGCCCGCTGCCGTCCGCCCGTACTGCTGCTGCGACGCCGTCTGCCCCTGTCTTGCCGCTTGCCGTGAGACCACGCAGCGCCTCCATCATTcagcaccaggagcagccgGCCATGGCGCCGCTCACTTCCTCCTCCACCAGGAGATGCATGGGCGTCCGCAACACCCGTCCCCCGCCTCCCACCGAATCTGCTctgctctcttttcctttttcgtTTCTTTCCTTCCCTTCACCGAATACTCAGATCGATCTTGGAGGAGAGCActtttgtttcatcctagcCGTGAGCTTTTAGTAGGGATGGGCATGGATCAATCTATGGATGCCTCTAGTTCATCTAAAGTAGTGAATTGTTATCCAATCTATGGAGTAAAATTGAACTGAATAAGACACTAATCTGTACCTACTGTTTTTTCTTTGCATGTCCATCCAAGTACAGGTTTGTGGCTTGGATTTGTAGTTCTTGGACACTCACGGCTGTATCCATCGAGGTAATGAGAGTTTACTGCTCTGTTTGTATGTATGGTCTCTGGCCTTCGATGGTGCTTCTCTCCGAAATCGTTCTGACATTCATCTTTGCAGATTTCTGCTATTTCTGCTACTAATAGTTTGCTACGTATATCCCTCCAAGAGATGCTTATGAAACTTATTTTCTGTGAACTTTCCTTCGTGCGAGAAGTTTATAGGTTTATAATAAATCCCTCCAAACTAAACATGCGTTGGTGAGGCGCGTTCAAAAAAAACTGTTGTATATCGTCTATCATTGCCCAACGGAACCGCCGAATCGCCGATCATGGAAGAGGGAGATAGAATCGGAGGAGAcccttccgccgccgtcgcAGACAGACGCGCCCCATGGCGGATCTACAAGAAGCGAGCCGGCCGAAGGATCACACGGCCGAGAACCACCGCCCGGCGTGGAGGGACGTGGGCgggaggaagacgacggcgTCGACCGCATCAGCCACCTCCACGCCGATATCCTCGGCGACATCATCTCCCTCCTCCCCACCAAGGACGCCGCCCGCACCCAGACCCTCTCCTCCCGGTGGCGCTCCGCCCCGCTCAACCTCGACCACCACGACCTCCAGTGGCCCCGCTACGACGAGCAGGAGCTGGTCACCCTTACCTCCCACATTCTCGCCTCCCACCCGGggcccgcccgccgcctctcCGTCGGCGTTGCCCACCTCCACCCCCGGCCCGCCGTGGTAGACGCCTGGCTCCGTTCCCCGGCGGTCGACGGCCTCCAGGAGCTCGAGTTCGACATCGGGGGACTCTACGAGCTCCCGGCGAATCTCCCGCTGCCGGCCTCCACCTTCCGGTTCTCGGCCACCCTCCGCGTCGCCACCATCGCGAAGTACCGCGTCCCGGACGACGGCGCGCTCTGCTTCCCCCGGCTCCGGCAGCTTGGCCTTGAGGACGTCGTGATCTCGGAGGGCTCGCTGCACAGGATCATCTCAGGCTGCCCCGTCCTCGAGTCCCTGCTGCTCACCGGCAGGTCTCGCTTCCGCTGCATACGCATCAACTCCCCTAGCCTTGTGAGCCTCGGCTTGCGCGTTCACACCGGGGAACTCA
The genomic region above belongs to Panicum hallii strain FIL2 chromosome 4, PHallii_v3.1, whole genome shotgun sequence and contains:
- the LOC112890556 gene encoding putative FBD-associated F-box protein At3g50710; its protein translation is MEGVDGGTHAGGDEEDKLLDDSCTAVMRVQKKLLYIVYHCPTEPPNRRSWKREIESEETLPPPSQTDAPHGGSTRSEPAEGSHGREPPPGVEGRGREEDDGVDRISHLHADILGDIISLLPTKDAARTQTLSSRWRSAPLNLDHHDLQWPRYDEQELVTLTSHILASHPGPARRLSVGVAHLHPRPAVVDAWLRSPAVDGLQELEFDIGGLYELPANLPLPASTFRFSATLRVATIAKYRVPDDGALCFPRLRQLGLEDVVISEGSLHRIISGCPVLESLLLTGRSRFRCIRINSPSLVSLGLRVHTGELIIEHAPLLERLLQLEYPNWRP